The following nucleotide sequence is from Anaerolineae bacterium.
CAGAGCTTACGGGCCGGCGCGAGGCACTGGAACGCGAGGTCGCATCGCTGGCCGGCGCGCCGGAGCGACTGCGGACGCTGGAGGCGCAGGTGCGGGAGCTGGAGCATCTGCCGGCGGAGCACCGCCGGCTGGAGGCGCTGGCCGCGGAGCGTCCAAAAGTGGAGGCGGAATGGCAGGAGCTGGGAGCGCAGGCGGAGGAGAAGCGCCGGCGGCGGGAGGAGCTTCAGACTGCCCTGGCCGCTTATACCGGCCTGGACGAGCGCATTGCAGAAGAGCGCCGGCGAAAGGAAAGCAGTGCGGACGCGTATAACGAGTATCTCCGCAGTGAGGCCATTGCCGCCAGGCTGGCGGAGATCCAGGTGCAGATGGAGAAATTGCGGAGCGCACGGCAAGAGCTGAATGCCCAGTTCTCCGAGCTGGAGGGCCAGCTTGCCGATGCCCGCCGGCAGTATGATGCCGGCGCCCATGCCCAGGTTCAGCAAGAGCTGGACGCCTGCCGTGCCGGCCTGTCCTCCCTGGAGGAGCGCTTGCGGCTGAAGGAAGAGCGCCGGCGCGTGGTGCAGGAGGAACTGGCATCCCTCCGGCAACAGCAGGCGCGGCTCCAAGCGGTGCGCCAGGAGATGAAGCAGGAGACGGCCCTCCTGGAGGTGGTGAAGACCGCCCGAGCAGTCATCCGGGACGCCGGCCCACACATCACCCGCCTGCTGGTGCAGTCCATCTCCCGCGAGGCCGCCGCTATCTTCTCCCAGCTAATGAACGACTACACCATGCATCTGGAGTGGAACGAGGATTACGAGATTCTGGTGGAGAAGGCCGGTCATGTCCGCACCTTCCAACAGCTTTCCGGCGGGGAGCAAATGAGCGCCGCGCTGGCCGTGCGCCTGGCACTGCTGAAGGAGCTTTCGGAGTTGGATATCGCTTTCTTTGATGAGCCGACGGCGAACCTGGACGAGGGCCGGCGCGAGAGCCTGGCGGACCATATCCTCAACCTGCGGGGCTTTTCCCAGCTCTTTGTCATCAGTCATGACGATACGTTCGAGCGCGTTACCGAGAACCGCATCCGGGTGGTGAAGGAGAACGGCGTCAGCCGCGTCTACATTGAATAGGGTGGCCTGATACGGCCGCCCAAGAGAGGGTTGGGCAATGCTGGTGCGCGAACGGGTGATTCAGGCGCTGGAACAGCAGGCAGGCAGTTTTCGCGGCTATCAGTTGGCCCAGCATCGTGATCTGGACCAGTGCCGGCAGTTTCTCCTCGAGATTGCCGGCTGGCCCGCTCGCCGGCTGGCCGATACGCTCGCCGGCATGCCGGCGCCCGGCGCCCTGCCGACGGCGGAACATGACGCGGCCGGCGGTGCGGTGATTCCCTTCCGGGCGCAGTGGAAGAACCACGAGCAGGCCAGGCAGTGGGCTATGCAGGTGTTGATGGGGCGCACCACCTTCGCGGTGGACGGCTCCCATATTCCACCCCAGCGTACCATGTCCATCCCGGTGGCCCTTATCCAAATCGGCTGGTACGAGAACCGGCATCAGCCCGGCGGGGCCTATGAGAAGGATGTCATGGTGGAGGTACTACCGCCGGCGGAATTGGGGGCCGGCGCCGGCGCCGACCTGGAGCAGGGCTGGGATGAGCGCATCAGCCTGCGCCGTTATGTGCGTGAGGTGGAGCGCGTCATCGCCTATATGCAGGCGCACGCCGGCGAGGACCCTCCGCCGGTGGTCTTCTTCGACGGCTCGCTCATCGCCTCGTTCGCCGGCCGGCTCTCGCTGGAGGTGCAGAACGCGTATGCCTCTCACACCATGCGCATGGTCATGGCTTCCGAGGACACCGGTGTGCCGCTCATCGGCTATATTGACACCAGCTACGCCCGCGATATGGTGGAGATGTTGAGGGCCGCCGGCGGTGCCTGCGCCGGCCATCTCTCTGACCCTATCCTGTACGCCCCGTTGATGCGCTGGGGCGACCGCACGCCGGCCTATATCTGCGCCCGAGATGATGTCGTGCTCAGCAGTTATGTGGATGAATCCAGCGGGCGAGATTTTCGCCGGCGCATCTGCTTCACTTACCTGAAGACGACCGCGGACCATCCGCCGGCGCGCATCGAGTTCCCGCTGTGGCTGTTGGAGGCCGGCCGGCTGGATGAGGTGCTGGACATCGTGCGCGCCGAGACCGTCGTCGGCAACGGGTATCCGTATCCGCTGGAGACGGCCGACGCGGTGGCGGTGCTGACCATGGAGGACCGCGAGCGGTTTTACGAGCTGTTTCGCCAGTTTGCCCAGCGCCATGACCTGCCCCTGCGGGTCTCGCGCAAACTGCTGAGCAAGCAACAGCGCCGCGTCTGAAAGGGCGGAGAGGAAGGGATAACAATGGTGGTGATTGGCAAGATTGTGAAATCCAATTCGCATGTGGAGTATGTCTGTCAGGTGTACAACCCGGGGGAGCGGGCGGAAGTGCCGACGCCGGCGGATTACGCCTTCGGTCGTTTTGTGCGCGTGCTTTCGGTGCAGGCCGGCCAGCCCGATCTCATCGGGGTGATTTACAACACCATCCTGATGAACCCGGAGTTCGGGACGCTGGGGCCGCGCCTGTCGTCCGCGCCGGAGCTGGAGATCTTCTCACCCGATTACCTGAGCGAGAAGGCGACGCTGGTGGGCATTCTGGTGGTGGGGAGCATGCCGCCGGCGGAAGGGCCGGCGTTTCAGGGCATTCCCCCCTTCTCCGCGCCGGTGGATGCCCTGGTGATGCCGCTGACGCGCGAGGAGCTTCGCAGATTCCATGAGGGGGAGGCCGGCCCGCGCCTGGCGTATATCCCTCATCTGCGTTCCCAGGCGCATCCGCTGATCCCCCATCTGCTTCTCAACATACTGGACCAGGTCATTGAACTGTTCCCCGAGCACAAGGAGCAAATCACCGTACTGCGGGAAGGCCTGGCCTGGCAAACCTATGTCCAGCCCATGAGTTGAGCCATCGAGGGAGGAAGCATGTCCATGCACGAACCGGTTGGCACGACCAAAGGACCGGGTGAGAGCCCGCACGAATACACCTTTGTCACTCCTGATGTCGAGGAACGGGTGCGGCACGGGGAATTTGTCTATTATGAGGCGGTGGTGGACGGCCAGGCGCGGCAGGTGGTGGGGCGCATCACCGACCGCCGGCCTCTGCGCACCTATCCGGACGTCTTCATGGCCAACCCGGCGGTCCCGCCGGCACACATCGCGCAGATGTTGGGGCACGGGCAGGGACAGCATGAGCTGTTCGAGATTACGGTGCGCATCATCGGCTATTATGACCCTGTCCTGAAGGATTTTATCAACCCCCGCCTGCCGCCGCGCGCCGGCCGGCCCATCTTTCTCTGCGATGACGAGATGCTGTCCCACATCCTCAGCACGCGTGAGCGCGGGAAGCCCGGCAGTGCCTGGATCGGATCACTGCTGAGCCGCGAGCCGGATGCCGTGCCCATCGTGATTGACGCCGGCGCCTTCACCAGCACCCATTTGGCCATCATCGCCAGCACCGGCGCCGGCAAAAGCTACCTGGCCGGCGTCCTGATCGAGGAACTGCTGAAGCCGTACAACCGCGGCTGTGTGCTGGTCATTGACCCACACGGGGAATATGACACCCTGCAGGAGATGACTAATCGGCCGGAGTTCCAGGGCGAGGACGGCTACCGTCCCGAGGTCAAGATACTGCGTCCCCAGCAGGTGAAGGTGCGCATTAGTTCCCTCAACGTAGGGGATTACCGCGCGCTCCTGCCCAACCTCACCGAACGCCAGGAATACATCCTGCGCAACGCGCTGAGCGCCCTGCGGCGGGCGCGGGGCGACAAGTACGGTTTTGACGACCTGATGCTGGCGGTGCGGGAGCAGGGCTACAAGCCGGCGGATGAGATGGATGAGATCGCTGAGGAAAAGCCCACCAAATACGCTGATTCCGTGGAAGCGGTGCTGTGGCGGCTGGATGCCGTGCTCCGGCACTCCACGTCCTTCAATGACTATCAGCAGTTACCGCTTCAGGAACTGTATTCCCCCGGCCGCTGTACCGTGCTTCAACTCAATGAGATTGACGCGCGCGAGCAACAGGTCATCGTCGCGACCATTCTACGCCGGCTTCTGCAGGCGCGTGTGAATGCGGAGCGCGGTCAGGCGGATGAAAGGTCGGAAGATTATATCCCCTATCCCACTTTTACGTTGATTGAGGAGGCGCACCACTTCGCGCCGGCGTCCGGAGAAGTCGTCACGACGCACATCCTGCGGCAAATCCTGGCCGAGGGACGCAAATTCGGCGTCGCCGTTGGCCTTATCAGCCAGCGGCCGGGCAAGCTGGATGCGGACGTGCTGTCCCAGTGCATGACCCAGTGCATTCTGCGCATCGTCAACCCGGTGGACCAGGCGCGGGTGGCAGAGAGCATCGAGAGCGTGGGACGGGACCTCCTGCTGGAACTGCCGGCGCTCAGCAAGGGGCAAGTTATTATCGCCGGCTCCGCGGTGAATACGCCGGTCATCTGTCGGGTGCGCCGGCGGCACACCTCGCATGGGGCGGAGAGCAAAGACGCGCCCTCCATATGGGTACAGTATTCATCGGAAGGGACCCGCAAGCGCCGCGAGAGAGACCACGCCCTGCCGGTGGATCTGACACAGCCGCCCAAGCCCCTGGGTTCCGTAATGCTTGACGACGATGAGTGAGCGCGCTCAAACTGCCCGCAGGATGACATAACGGGCCAGGCCGATCAGCGCGCCGGCCAGCACCAGCCAAAAAGTTTCGGGCTGGAAGCGCCAGAGGATGAGGGTCGCGCCGGCGGCGATGAGCGCAGTGGGAATGTCCACGACCGCAGAGCGCAGGAGGGCGATGGCCACCGACAGGATGAGCGCTACCACGGCGGCGTTCACCCCTCGCAAGAATGCCAGCGCGATGGCAGAACGCCGCAGGCGGGGGATCCAGGGGCCTATCAGCGCCACGATGATGA
It contains:
- a CDS encoding DNA double-strand break repair nuclease NurA, whose translation is MLVRERVIQALEQQAGSFRGYQLAQHRDLDQCRQFLLEIAGWPARRLADTLAGMPAPGALPTAEHDAAGGAVIPFRAQWKNHEQARQWAMQVLMGRTTFAVDGSHIPPQRTMSIPVALIQIGWYENRHQPGGAYEKDVMVEVLPPAELGAGAGADLEQGWDERISLRRYVREVERVIAYMQAHAGEDPPPVVFFDGSLIASFAGRLSLEVQNAYASHTMRMVMASEDTGVPLIGYIDTSYARDMVEMLRAAGGACAGHLSDPILYAPLMRWGDRTPAYICARDDVVLSSYVDESSGRDFRRRICFTYLKTTADHPPARIEFPLWLLEAGRLDEVLDIVRAETVVGNGYPYPLETADAVAVLTMEDRERFYELFRQFAQRHDLPLRVSRKLLSKQQRRV
- a CDS encoding ATP-binding protein, with translation MSMHEPVGTTKGPGESPHEYTFVTPDVEERVRHGEFVYYEAVVDGQARQVVGRITDRRPLRTYPDVFMANPAVPPAHIAQMLGHGQGQHELFEITVRIIGYYDPVLKDFINPRLPPRAGRPIFLCDDEMLSHILSTRERGKPGSAWIGSLLSREPDAVPIVIDAGAFTSTHLAIIASTGAGKSYLAGVLIEELLKPYNRGCVLVIDPHGEYDTLQEMTNRPEFQGEDGYRPEVKILRPQQVKVRISSLNVGDYRALLPNLTERQEYILRNALSALRRARGDKYGFDDLMLAVREQGYKPADEMDEIAEEKPTKYADSVEAVLWRLDAVLRHSTSFNDYQQLPLQELYSPGRCTVLQLNEIDAREQQVIVATILRRLLQARVNAERGQADERSEDYIPYPTFTLIEEAHHFAPASGEVVTTHILRQILAEGRKFGVAVGLISQRPGKLDADVLSQCMTQCILRIVNPVDQARVAESIESVGRDLLLELPALSKGQVIIAGSAVNTPVICRVRRRHTSHGAESKDAPSIWVQYSSEGTRKRRERDHALPVDLTQPPKPLGSVMLDDDE